Proteins encoded within one genomic window of Halalkalibacillus sediminis:
- a CDS encoding NCS2 family permease codes for MKNFFRFEEYGTNFKRESIAGLTTFLAMAYILFVNPSVLSLGGIEELPEGVTRMDPGAIFTATALAAAIGTLIMGLLAKYPIALAPGMGLNAFFAYTVVLGYGIPWETALAGVLASGLIFVVLTVTGVRERIINAIPNQLKLAVGAGIGLFIAFIGLTNVGIIEADPATYVTLGDLTNGPTLLAVFGVLVTVILLTLGLKGGVFYGMIITAVAGMLVGLIDPPSAMSDVVGPVPSLEPTFGAAITHFGEIFTLQMLVVIMTFLFVDFFDTAGTLVAVATQGGLMKDNKLPRANKALFSDSAATVAGSVLGTSTTTSYIESTTGVSAGGRTGFASVVTAVLFLLALFFSPLLGVVTAEVTAPALIIVGILMAANLRHIEWDQFEIAVPSFLTVLAMPLTYSIATGIAIGFIFYPITMLVKGRGREIHPIMYALFLIFILYFIFLTE; via the coding sequence GGTTTAACAACATTTCTGGCAATGGCATACATTTTGTTCGTCAACCCATCTGTTTTATCACTTGGGGGTATTGAAGAGCTGCCTGAAGGTGTTACACGTATGGACCCAGGTGCCATTTTCACAGCGACTGCATTAGCAGCTGCGATTGGTACACTAATTATGGGGTTATTGGCGAAGTACCCGATTGCGCTTGCACCTGGAATGGGGCTTAACGCATTTTTCGCCTATACAGTTGTTTTAGGTTACGGGATTCCATGGGAAACTGCACTTGCTGGGGTTTTAGCTTCTGGACTTATCTTTGTTGTATTGACTGTAACAGGTGTTCGTGAACGGATTATTAATGCCATTCCGAACCAACTTAAATTAGCGGTAGGTGCCGGTATAGGTTTATTCATCGCTTTTATCGGTTTGACGAATGTCGGAATCATTGAAGCGGACCCAGCCACTTATGTAACCCTAGGTGATCTGACAAATGGTCCGACTTTGTTAGCCGTGTTCGGGGTTCTCGTCACAGTGATTCTGCTTACGTTAGGCCTTAAAGGCGGAGTCTTTTACGGAATGATTATTACAGCAGTTGCAGGTATGCTTGTAGGTTTGATTGATCCACCATCTGCTATGAGTGATGTTGTTGGGCCTGTACCAAGTTTAGAGCCGACATTTGGCGCAGCAATTACACACTTTGGTGAGATTTTCACGCTTCAAATGCTAGTTGTCATTATGACATTCTTATTCGTCGACTTTTTTGACACTGCTGGAACTCTTGTTGCAGTAGCGACTCAAGGTGGACTGATGAAAGATAACAAGCTACCACGTGCAAACAAAGCGTTATTCTCAGATTCAGCTGCAACAGTTGCTGGTTCTGTTTTAGGTACTTCGACTACCACCTCTTATATTGAATCAACAACGGGTGTTAGTGCTGGTGGACGGACAGGTTTCGCTTCCGTTGTCACCGCAGTACTTTTCTTATTAGCACTGTTCTTTTCACCACTACTTGGCGTAGTTACTGCAGAAGTGACAGCTCCTGCGTTGATAATTGTAGGTATTTTGATGGCAGCGAATTTACGCCATATCGAGTGGGACCAATTCGAAATTGCTGTTCCATCTTTCTTGACGGTATTGGCGATGCCTTTAACATATAGTATCGCGACTGGTATTGCTATTGGTTTCATTTTCTACCCAATTACGATGTTAGTTAAAGGGCGTGGCCGTGAAATCCATCCAATCATGTACGCTTTATTCCTGATTTTCATTTTATACTTCATTTTCTTGACGGAATAA
- a CDS encoding Hsp20/alpha crystallin family protein: MNSFKNMHDWKKNMDHFFGDNFWNQFEGILNPNLPQVNLFRKEYEILCVINVPGLKKIDDISCEIHDQRLLIKGEIKIEPHDFQLVQEEIMQGAFKREIELPFPVRKDKKQARYKNGLVWIQLYKLVSNNEDSKSISIDYEE; encoded by the coding sequence TTGAACTCATTTAAGAACATGCATGACTGGAAAAAAAATATGGACCATTTTTTTGGTGATAATTTTTGGAATCAATTTGAAGGTATTTTAAATCCGAACTTACCACAAGTCAATCTTTTTCGAAAAGAATATGAAATTTTGTGTGTAATTAATGTACCAGGTTTGAAAAAAATAGACGATATCAGTTGTGAAATCCATGACCAGCGTCTGTTGATCAAAGGCGAAATCAAAATAGAACCCCATGACTTCCAACTTGTACAAGAAGAAATCATGCAAGGTGCTTTTAAACGGGAAATTGAACTTCCCTTCCCTGTGAGGAAAGATAAAAAACAAGCCCGTTACAAGAACGGACTTGTCTGGATTCAATTATATAAACTAGTTTCTAACAACGAAGATTCCAAATCCATCTCCATCGATTACGAAGAGTAA
- a CDS encoding DUF2179 domain-containing protein, whose amino-acid sequence MLESGIVMLLIILCVNIVYVSLLTVRMIFTFKGKRYLAATIGVFEITVYTLGLGLVLENLDAIQNLVAYALGFGIGVISGMKIEEKLAIGYITVNIISSDPEIPFTETLRAKGYGVTSWYAYGMEGDRLAVQVLTPRKYELMLYDTIKEIDPKAFIIAYEPRQIFGGFWVKKVKGSKLRREEEEIQSQ is encoded by the coding sequence ATGCTTGAATCAGGGATTGTCATGCTACTGATTATTTTGTGTGTAAATATAGTTTACGTGTCATTACTGACGGTGCGTATGATATTTACCTTTAAAGGAAAAAGATACTTAGCTGCTACGATTGGTGTCTTTGAGATTACCGTTTATACCCTCGGACTAGGCTTAGTACTTGAGAACCTCGATGCAATTCAAAACTTAGTTGCCTATGCGCTTGGTTTCGGAATTGGGGTAATCTCTGGGATGAAGATCGAGGAGAAGTTGGCGATCGGTTACATTACAGTAAATATCATTTCATCTGATCCGGAAATTCCGTTCACAGAGACTCTTCGCGCAAAAGGATATGGGGTCACGAGTTGGTATGCTTATGGGATGGAAGGTGATCGACTAGCCGTGCAGGTGTTGACTCCGAGGAAATATGAACTGATGTTATATGATACAATTAAAGAAATTGACCCGAAAGCGTTCATTATTGCTTATGAACCGCGCCAAATCTTTGGCGGATTCTGGGTGAAGAAAGTAAAAGGGAGTAAGTTAAGACGTGAAGAAGAAGAAATACAGAGTCAGTGA
- a CDS encoding NETI motif-containing protein, with protein sequence MKKKKYRVSDYKSVDECLDQMARDGYRPVRRMEKPVFEERGKERVPVQQDIVFEAVEKE encoded by the coding sequence GTGAAGAAGAAGAAATACAGAGTCAGTGATTATAAGTCAGTAGATGAGTGTTTGGATCAGATGGCACGCGATGGTTATCGACCAGTACGTCGCATGGAAAAGCCTGTTTTCGAAGAGCGTGGAAAAGAAAGAGTTCCAGTTCAACAGGATATCGTGTTTGAAGCAGTGGAGAAGGAATAG
- a CDS encoding YgaP family membrane protein produces the protein MGKQNIGTINALVRITCGLFFLTYGAVRLTKRPWNQSYWVVIIASAMKIAEGIVRYCPVTDVWQSQTKSSDQNQSADF, from the coding sequence ATGGGAAAACAGAACATAGGAACGATAAATGCACTTGTCCGAATCACTTGTGGACTATTCTTTCTAACATACGGAGCAGTCCGATTGACGAAAAGGCCTTGGAACCAAAGCTATTGGGTCGTCATTATCGCCTCCGCTATGAAAATCGCAGAAGGAATCGTGCGCTATTGCCCGGTGACCGATGTGTGGCAAAGCCAAACAAAATCATCTGACCAAAATCAGTCAGCTGACTTCTAA
- a CDS encoding adenine deaminase C-terminal domain-containing protein, whose protein sequence is MNDHLYRWRNRQIREHVAVIDGKLPPTKVLKNATYLNVYLKKWLQANIWIYEDRIVYVGEEMPPNHSKTEMVECEGQYLVPGYIEPHAHPFQLYNPHSLAEYASKSGTSTLVNDNLMFLLLTNQKKAFSLIDELGNLPVSLFWWSRFDSQSELRDEDEFLDNDKVLEWLNHEAVIQGGELTNWPDILQEDDRGLYWMQETKRLRKVVEGHFPGASERTLTKMKLLGADGDHESISAKDIYERLKLGYYAAIRNSSIRPDLRKILQDLKSFEVNKYDHLLYTTDGSTPSFHEKGFIDDCIRIAIEEGVPTEDAYAMATINAAQYFSLDHRVGSIAPGRVAHINFLTEKNDPTPESVLSKGKWIKRDGVIKMDRFQEIEWSQFGLSELKIDWNITADDLRFSMPFGMEMINDVIMKPYPVKSESQSTVLNRLEDEAYVMLMDRQGEWRTSTFLKGFTKSLGGLVSSYSNTGDIIFIGKNQHDMKMAFERMKELGGAIVLVHEGEVIFELPLPLKGVMTDIPMEDLIVKERELKKILKDYGYHHSDPVYTLLFLSSVHLPYIRITPQGIIDVKKKEILFPSVMR, encoded by the coding sequence ATGAACGATCACTTATATCGATGGAGAAATCGACAAATCAGAGAACACGTTGCGGTCATAGATGGCAAGCTACCTCCTACCAAGGTACTTAAGAATGCGACTTACTTGAATGTATACTTAAAGAAATGGTTACAGGCCAACATTTGGATTTACGAAGATCGAATTGTCTACGTTGGGGAGGAGATGCCTCCTAACCATTCGAAAACGGAAATGGTCGAATGTGAAGGCCAATACTTAGTCCCGGGATATATCGAGCCTCATGCGCATCCATTTCAGTTATATAATCCCCATTCATTAGCTGAATATGCGTCAAAATCAGGAACATCTACTTTAGTCAACGACAATTTAATGTTCCTATTATTAACTAATCAAAAGAAAGCGTTTTCTTTAATAGATGAACTGGGCAATTTACCGGTCTCCCTCTTTTGGTGGTCGAGGTTCGACTCGCAGTCAGAACTGCGCGATGAAGATGAATTCTTGGACAACGATAAAGTGCTTGAGTGGCTTAACCACGAAGCGGTGATTCAAGGTGGAGAGCTGACGAACTGGCCAGATATCTTACAAGAGGATGACCGTGGATTGTATTGGATGCAGGAAACGAAGCGTCTGAGGAAAGTTGTTGAAGGTCACTTTCCTGGTGCTTCTGAGCGTACGTTGACTAAGATGAAGTTACTCGGTGCCGATGGTGATCATGAGTCAATTTCTGCAAAAGACATATACGAGCGTTTGAAGTTGGGATACTATGCTGCGATTCGGAACTCCTCGATCCGTCCAGATCTACGCAAAATCTTACAGGATCTGAAATCTTTTGAGGTGAACAAATACGATCATCTTCTCTATACGACCGATGGATCCACTCCATCTTTTCATGAAAAAGGGTTTATAGATGACTGTATCCGTATTGCTATTGAAGAGGGTGTACCTACTGAAGATGCTTATGCGATGGCTACGATCAATGCGGCGCAATATTTTTCTCTAGACCACCGTGTAGGAAGTATTGCCCCAGGGCGAGTCGCTCATATCAACTTCTTAACAGAAAAAAATGATCCTACTCCAGAATCTGTCTTATCCAAAGGAAAGTGGATAAAGCGTGATGGAGTCATTAAAATGGACCGTTTTCAAGAGATTGAATGGTCACAGTTCGGATTATCAGAATTGAAAATTGATTGGAATATTACTGCTGACGACCTTCGATTCTCGATGCCATTTGGAATGGAAATGATTAATGATGTCATTATGAAACCATATCCGGTTAAATCGGAGTCTCAAAGTACAGTGTTGAATCGTTTAGAGGATGAAGCATATGTGATGTTAATGGATCGCCAAGGTGAATGGAGGACATCCACCTTCTTAAAAGGATTTACGAAATCACTGGGGGGTCTTGTCAGCTCTTACTCTAATACAGGAGATATTATCTTTATAGGTAAAAATCAACACGATATGAAAATGGCATTTGAGCGGATGAAGGAATTAGGCGGAGCAATCGTGCTCGTTCATGAAGGGGAAGTGATTTTCGAATTACCACTCCCGCTTAAAGGGGTCATGACAGATATACCGATGGAAGATTTGATCGTCAAGGAACGTGAACTCAAGAAAATTCTAAAAGATTATGGCTACCATCATAGTGATCCTGTTTACACGTTATTGTTTTTATCATCTGTCCACTTGCCGTATATCCGCATTACACCGCAAGGAATCATTGATGTAAAAAAGAAAGAGATTCTCTTTCCTTCGGTTATGCGTTAA
- a CDS encoding DUF3048 domain-containing protein gives MRKWLLFVVIISLVALIACSDDTATEDEVEEPEEETEETEEAEETDETSDETETEEEPQEPEFTYPLTGEEAEQEVTNRAIAVQINNHSKARPQTGLIHADMVYEFLAEGPITRLVGIFHSTIPEMVGPVRSARYYYMDTAKAHDAIYVYHGAANFIEEDLRNGYVDNLNGMYYDNDQFLFKRESFRQAPHNSYTFLENVYDMASRNNIETEREYESYGFYNESELGSISGDTANRVNVRYFSEEQVTYEYDENEGAYTRYSDGQMSRDLNTEEPIQVENILIFETGHQVIDDVGRREVDLTSGGNGYLIQQGVVKEVEWRNVDGLMKPFTDGTEAKLVPGQTWINVIPGSPGLTESVTIEE, from the coding sequence ATGAGAAAGTGGTTACTTTTTGTTGTGATCATCAGTTTAGTGGCATTGATTGCTTGTAGTGATGATACAGCTACTGAAGATGAAGTGGAAGAACCAGAAGAGGAAACTGAAGAGACAGAAGAGGCGGAAGAAACAGATGAAACTTCCGATGAAACTGAGACTGAAGAAGAGCCCCAAGAACCAGAGTTCACTTATCCATTGACTGGTGAAGAAGCTGAGCAGGAAGTGACGAATCGAGCGATTGCGGTTCAAATCAATAATCACTCGAAAGCACGCCCGCAAACGGGATTGATTCATGCTGACATGGTTTATGAATTTCTGGCAGAGGGACCAATCACTCGTTTAGTCGGTATCTTTCACAGTACCATTCCTGAAATGGTAGGGCCGGTACGTAGTGCTAGGTATTATTATATGGATACGGCTAAAGCACATGATGCGATTTATGTGTATCATGGTGCTGCGAATTTTATTGAAGAAGATTTGAGAAATGGCTATGTCGATAATTTGAACGGCATGTATTATGATAACGACCAATTTCTGTTCAAACGTGAATCGTTCCGTCAAGCACCTCATAATTCATACACATTTTTAGAAAATGTATATGATATGGCGAGTCGGAACAACATCGAGACGGAGAGAGAGTACGAATCATATGGCTTTTACAATGAATCCGAATTAGGTTCCATTTCAGGGGACACGGCAAACCGTGTGAATGTCAGATATTTCTCTGAGGAACAGGTGACTTATGAATATGATGAAAATGAAGGTGCTTACACCAGATATTCAGATGGTCAAATGTCGCGTGATTTAAATACCGAAGAGCCTATTCAAGTTGAAAATATTCTGATCTTCGAGACAGGTCATCAAGTGATTGATGATGTGGGTCGAAGAGAGGTTGATTTAACATCGGGCGGAAACGGGTATTTGATTCAACAGGGAGTGGTTAAAGAAGTGGAATGGCGTAATGTTGACGGATTGATGAAACCATTTACAGATGGAACTGAAGCAAAACTAGTACCGGGACAAACATGGATTAACGTTATTCCGGGATCACCAGGATTGACTGAATCCGTAACGATAGAGGAATAA
- a CDS encoding YerC/YecD family TrpR-related protein has product MQIDKLRGRELDQLFDAILSLKDREECYRFFDDVATMNEIQALAQRLDVARMLTQGHTYQRIENETSASTATISRVKRCLNYGNDAYELVLDRVSEKNKEE; this is encoded by the coding sequence ATGCAAATTGATAAACTAAGAGGTCGCGAGCTGGACCAATTGTTCGATGCCATTTTATCTTTAAAAGATCGAGAAGAATGCTACCGATTCTTTGATGACGTGGCGACGATGAATGAGATACAAGCTTTAGCGCAACGTTTAGATGTTGCACGTATGTTGACGCAAGGCCATACGTATCAACGGATTGAAAATGAGACCAGCGCATCTACCGCGACGATTTCCAGAGTGAAGCGTTGCCTGAATTATGGGAACGACGCGTACGAGCTAGTGTTAGATCGTGTTTCTGAAAAAAATAAAGAAGAATAA
- a CDS encoding heavy metal translocating P-type ATPase has protein sequence MNSIAATQSRVGLLHKFQTHREIIFSIIGGLFLLFAFIADRNEATFVTLVLYLLSYGIAGYSKAKEGLLDLVQNRSLNVEILMIIAALGAASIGYFHEGAILIFIFSLSGALETYSLQKSERDLSKLIQLAPEEAHRYNEDGSLMTIPVDELRIGDRILIKNGERVPADGIVRNGTSAIDESAITGESLPVDKAAGDEVFNGTMNGNGSIIVEVKKDNQDSLFQKMIRLVQEAKSSRPPSQQLIEKIEGPYVMTVLIVVALMLTIPPFIFGTDFEQTFYRAMVLLVVASPCAVVASIMPALLSGISASAKRGVLVKGGIHLEQFAKAKAVAFDKTGTITKGKPVVTDFIVTEGHQEEDILDHLVTVEKQSSHPLAQAIVNYGETRSISGQQTITHTQDVTGHGVKAVINQHEWYIGNLGLMKKMGETDIIPEKIDAKRKVLQNEGKTVMYVGYNGDIVGLIAVKDQIRPEAKALIAELNKKGVKTIMITGDNEQTAQTISKEAGLSEWVSECLPEQKVSEVEKLTKKYDVVAMVGDGVNDAPAIAKAHIGIAMGSGTDVAIETADLVLTNNQLKNIASTFKLSRKLNRIIKQNLIFSVAVILILIVTNFMQQLTLPLGVIGHEGSTILVILNGLRLLKN, from the coding sequence ATGAACTCGATTGCAGCCACACAGTCCCGAGTTGGGCTATTACATAAATTCCAGACGCACCGTGAGATTATTTTTTCGATCATTGGGGGCTTGTTTTTACTGTTCGCGTTTATTGCCGACAGGAATGAAGCTACTTTTGTAACCTTAGTCCTTTATCTTTTATCATACGGAATTGCAGGCTACTCCAAAGCTAAAGAAGGGTTGTTGGATTTAGTCCAAAACCGTTCACTGAACGTAGAAATCCTAATGATTATTGCTGCCTTAGGCGCAGCATCGATCGGTTATTTTCATGAAGGGGCCATATTGATTTTCATTTTTTCGTTAAGTGGAGCCCTGGAAACCTATTCGCTTCAAAAAAGTGAACGCGACCTTTCTAAGTTGATTCAATTAGCCCCAGAGGAAGCTCACAGATACAACGAGGATGGATCTTTAATGACCATTCCTGTAGACGAATTGAGAATAGGTGACCGAATTCTTATTAAGAACGGAGAACGAGTTCCAGCGGATGGCATTGTACGAAACGGAACCAGCGCCATTGATGAATCTGCCATAACAGGAGAATCACTACCCGTGGACAAAGCAGCGGGTGATGAAGTGTTCAATGGGACAATGAATGGCAATGGTTCGATTATCGTCGAAGTCAAGAAGGATAACCAAGATTCGTTATTTCAAAAGATGATTCGCCTTGTTCAAGAGGCGAAAAGTAGCCGTCCACCTAGTCAACAATTGATTGAAAAGATAGAGGGCCCATACGTAATGACCGTGCTGATCGTAGTAGCACTAATGCTGACGATCCCTCCCTTTATTTTTGGAACTGATTTTGAACAGACCTTCTACCGTGCAATGGTACTGTTAGTAGTAGCTTCACCTTGTGCAGTTGTCGCTTCGATCATGCCTGCATTGCTCTCTGGTATTAGTGCGAGCGCTAAACGCGGGGTATTAGTTAAAGGTGGCATTCATCTCGAACAATTTGCCAAAGCGAAAGCAGTCGCATTCGACAAAACTGGAACGATTACTAAAGGAAAACCTGTAGTCACTGATTTTATAGTAACTGAAGGGCATCAGGAAGAGGATATCCTGGATCATTTGGTAACGGTCGAAAAACAGTCCAGTCACCCTCTCGCCCAAGCGATTGTCAATTACGGTGAAACCCGATCCATCAGTGGACAACAGACGATTACACATACTCAAGATGTTACAGGCCATGGGGTCAAAGCAGTCATCAACCAACACGAATGGTATATAGGTAATTTAGGTCTTATGAAAAAAATGGGCGAAACTGACATTATACCTGAGAAAATTGATGCGAAGAGAAAAGTATTACAAAACGAAGGAAAAACCGTAATGTATGTCGGGTATAACGGAGATATTGTCGGTTTGATTGCGGTAAAAGACCAAATCAGACCTGAAGCGAAAGCTTTGATTGCTGAATTGAATAAAAAAGGCGTCAAAACGATCATGATTACAGGAGATAATGAACAGACAGCACAAACGATTAGTAAAGAAGCCGGATTATCAGAGTGGGTGTCTGAATGTCTGCCTGAGCAAAAGGTTTCCGAAGTTGAGAAACTGACTAAGAAGTATGATGTTGTTGCTATGGTCGGGGATGGGGTGAATGATGCCCCAGCAATTGCTAAAGCGCATATCGGTATCGCAATGGGATCCGGAACAGACGTGGCCATCGAAACAGCAGATCTCGTACTAACTAACAATCAGCTTAAGAACATCGCTTCTACGTTCAAGCTATCACGAAAACTAAACCGTATCATCAAGCAGAACTTGATATTTTCCGTCGCTGTCATCCTTATCTTGATTGTGACGAACTTTATGCAACAACTAACGTTGCCCCTAGGTGTCATTGGGCACGAGGGGAGCACGATCTTGGTCATATTGAACGGCTTAAGATTATTAAAAAATTAG
- the crcB gene encoding fluoride efflux transporter CrcB: MNFLLIVLGGAVGAILRYELGKRIMARTKQPGIPKAMLIVNLIGAAGLGIFLGMYGVMNSPNEGGDNPWYLLINIGFFGAFTTFSTFSVEAFQLLHKGEMKRFWIYSSLTFIGSITLFSLAYMFILSNYM, from the coding sequence ATGAACTTTCTATTAATCGTACTCGGGGGCGCAGTCGGTGCAATCCTACGTTATGAATTAGGGAAAAGAATAATGGCTCGAACCAAACAGCCCGGAATCCCTAAAGCAATGCTCATTGTGAACTTGATCGGTGCAGCAGGACTTGGAATATTTCTCGGCATGTATGGCGTGATGAACTCCCCAAACGAAGGTGGAGATAACCCTTGGTATCTGCTTATAAATATAGGATTCTTCGGTGCATTCACAACCTTTTCTACTTTCAGCGTCGAAGCCTTTCAACTGCTACATAAAGGCGAGATGAAAAGGTTTTGGATCTATTCGTCACTTACATTCATCGGTTCGATCACACTATTCAGCCTAGCTTATATGTTTATATTGAGTAACTATATGTAG
- a CDS encoding fluoride efflux transporter FluC, with protein sequence MKKLIVLWLAVAAGGMIGTYLRYLAHPLTILDVFPLGTLLVNVIGSLILGAFTAYSNTKSPDETFKVFVGVGFCGGLTTMSTFAADSFTLMTPDYAFLFIGYVALSFIGGIASAAIGYLATLKVMEAK encoded by the coding sequence TTGAAAAAATTGATTGTCCTATGGCTAGCGGTCGCAGCTGGTGGCATGATCGGAACTTATCTTCGCTATCTTGCCCACCCCCTGACGATATTAGATGTCTTCCCTTTAGGGACATTGCTTGTCAACGTGATTGGCAGCTTGATTTTAGGTGCTTTCACCGCATACTCGAATACGAAATCACCAGATGAAACATTCAAAGTATTCGTAGGTGTCGGTTTCTGCGGCGGACTCACGACCATGTCCACGTTCGCAGCAGATTCATTCACGCTTATGACACCTGATTATGCATTTCTTTTCATCGGTTACGTCGCCTTATCCTTTATCGGTGGTATCGCCTCAGCAGCAATAGGGTATCTTGCAACACTTAAAGTAATGGAGGCTAAATAA
- a CDS encoding glycine--tRNA ligase has translation MAKQMENIVNHCKHRGFVFQGSEIYGGLANTWDYGPLGVELKKNLKDAWWKKFVQESPYNVGLDASILMNPKTWEASGHLGNFNDPMIDCKDCKSRHRADHLIENYYESKGEEKVVDGLPFDELEKIVKEENITCPTCGSDNFTEIRQFNLMFKTYQGVTDDSSDEIFMRPETAQGIFVNFKNVQRSMRKKVPFGIAQIGKSFRNEITPGNFIFRTREFEQMEMEFFCKPGDELEWFDYWLDFCHNWLTNLGLNPERIRRRVHDSEELSHYSNATTDLEYQFPFGWGELWGLASRTDYDLTQHAEHSGENLEYIDPQTNERYLPYVIEPALGADRLALSFLTDAYDEEELEDGTSRTVMHFHPAVAPFKAAVLPLSKKLSEEAQEIFQDLAKNFMVDYDDSGSIGKRYRRHDEIGTPFCITYDFDSKEDGQVTVRDRDTMEQTRMPIADLKDFLQEKVNY, from the coding sequence ATGGCTAAACAAATGGAGAATATCGTTAATCACTGTAAACATCGCGGCTTCGTTTTCCAAGGGTCTGAAATTTACGGAGGACTTGCGAACACGTGGGATTATGGTCCACTCGGTGTCGAACTGAAGAAAAATTTAAAAGATGCATGGTGGAAAAAATTCGTACAAGAATCCCCATATAATGTCGGCCTGGACGCATCGATCTTGATGAATCCTAAGACATGGGAAGCATCTGGTCACTTAGGTAATTTCAACGACCCGATGATCGATTGTAAAGACTGTAAATCTCGTCACCGTGCTGACCACTTGATCGAAAACTATTACGAATCAAAAGGTGAAGAAAAGGTCGTAGATGGCCTTCCATTCGATGAGCTTGAAAAAATCGTCAAGGAAGAAAACATCACGTGTCCAACTTGTGGTTCTGACAACTTCACAGAAATCCGTCAGTTCAACTTGATGTTCAAAACTTATCAAGGGGTAACAGATGATTCATCTGACGAAATTTTCATGCGTCCGGAAACGGCTCAAGGTATTTTCGTCAACTTCAAAAATGTACAGCGTTCGATGCGTAAAAAAGTACCATTCGGTATTGCACAAATCGGTAAGAGTTTCCGTAACGAGATTACTCCAGGTAACTTCATTTTCCGTACGCGCGAATTCGAACAAATGGAGATGGAATTTTTCTGTAAACCAGGAGACGAGCTCGAATGGTTCGACTACTGGCTTGATTTCTGTCACAACTGGCTCACGAACCTCGGACTAAATCCAGAACGTATCCGCCGTCGTGTCCATGACTCCGAAGAGCTATCTCATTACAGTAACGCAACTACGGACCTTGAATATCAGTTCCCTTTCGGTTGGGGTGAACTTTGGGGCTTAGCATCCCGTACGGATTACGACTTGACTCAGCACGCAGAACATTCAGGTGAAAACCTTGAATATATCGATCCGCAAACGAACGAACGCTATCTGCCATACGTTATCGAACCAGCACTCGGGGCGGATCGTTTAGCATTATCTTTCCTAACGGATGCTTACGATGAAGAAGAACTTGAAGATGGAACAAGCCGAACAGTGATGCATTTCCACCCAGCAGTTGCACCATTCAAGGCAGCAGTACTTCCTCTTTCCAAAAAATTATCTGAGGAAGCACAAGAAATTTTCCAAGACCTTGCGAAAAACTTCATGGTCGACTACGATGATTCTGGATCCATCGGTAAACGTTACCGTCGTCATGATGAAATCGGAACACCTTTCTGTATCACGTATGACTTCGATTCTAAAGAAGACGGCCAAGTAACCGTGCGTGATCGTGACACGATGGAACAAACTCGTATGCCGATTGCTGATTTAAAAGACTTCTTACAAGAAAAAGTAAACTACTAA